A genome region from Ptiloglossa arizonensis isolate GNS036 chromosome 4, iyPtiAriz1_principal, whole genome shotgun sequence includes the following:
- the LOC143145380 gene encoding scm-like with four MBT domains protein 1 — translation MEPCESRTQEKVQEGEYGFFWQDYLDATKSVEVPQIMFPHVELTLQSGIEIGMSLEVPIPKSANEENTKYWVASIVMACGPLLRLRYFGGDDRSLEFWFNLTKEAAHELGWCMKNKKKLEPPDIVLQRLPNCEEKLFDFLTTARTVPPEMLSGDGLSMTERIKQNMKVEVSDTLHPYKLWVATIIENVGGRLLLRYDTPSSLHKDFWMFCTSEHLHPYGFTSKSDSTWFLEPPSSIVEIHTYEEWKDLLESIPKNNDLPEELFHNNIEHSKHEFKVGMKVEALSPIYQTKICPATVVKIFDDTYFLVRIDTYDELSKGIDIETCMYNSTEKNTWLCTADHPYIFPVGWAKKNDIKIVPPNGWTSEKDDFDWDDYLTDTQTTAAEKVLFSERQSATDAGFECGMRLEAVDPECENIICAAHITKIIDNLLWLKLDNYENTRPEHIVDMHSLQIFPVGWCESNHYPLQPPKDYVELCKKLQTPAKDDKKNNVLDIPISEPRSSLWCPKIYFNYRCFTGPMISKGKLATLPKAVGPGPVILVMREVLSMIVSVGYRSARILKVLQCDSKPDPGYHLEILKAKHKNNTYRASVAVVTSGDMVADFCRSICKKLMVCPNLFGPLYVPENECPDKCHKTSKAKFTASVGTGRRGKPKGYTSIMVQKPKPWGGRRKRRRGRWANREKDTHDDYDHEDELPFMSLDLAKHVSGIEETLDGRAPLSEIDIMIQKGLEKSDKSDEFKTEPPSSNASEDSGSSFNDRKTKDRGSPSSLSNKQHSSKYSQNNGVTRASKRERDWDTSIESDCSEADAEYVRMQKKQRRPKTRKLDSNPLFWSVDDVFRYLRKTNDCKDIAYRVKQEEIDGLAFLLLNLPSLTQHMKLRTSLAMKLCRHVEQVKVTFFLRHINEVEPEQYQIV, via the exons ATGGAACCTTGCGAGAGCCGAACGCAAGAGAAAGTGCAAGAAGGAG AATATGGATTTTTTTGGCAAGATTATCTTGATGCCACCAAAAGTGTTGAAGTACCTCAAATTATGTTTCCTCATGTGGAACTTACGCTTCAGAGTGGTATTGAAATTGGCATGTCGCTTGAAGTACCAATTCCAAAAAGTGCAAATGAAGAAAACACCAAATATTGGGTGGCTTCCATTGTCATGGCATGTGGACCTTTATTGCGATTACGTTACTTTGGTGGAGATGATAGGTCATTGGAATTTTGGTTCAACCTTACCAAAGAAGCTGCTCATGAACTTGGCTGGTgtatgaaaaataagaaaaagttaGAACCACCTGATATTGTACTTCAGCGATTGCCTAATTGTGAGGAAAAATTGTTTGATTTTTTAACAACAGCTCGAACTGTTCCTCCAGAAATGTTATCAGGG GACGGTCTTAGCATGACAGaaagaattaaacaaaacaTGAAGGTTGAAGTTAGTGATACACTACATCCTTACAAATTATGGGTGGCTAcg atcATAGAAAATGTAGGTGGACGTCTTCTGCTGAGATATGATACACCTAGTTCATTGCACAAAGATTTTTGGATGTTCTGTACATCAGAACATCTTCATCCATATGGCTTCACATCTAAATCCGATTCTACTTGGTTTTTAGAACCACCTAGTTCTATCGTAGAAATCCATACATATGAAGAATGGAAAGACTTATTAGAATCTATACCAAAAAACAATGATTTGCCAGAAgagttatttcataataatataGAACACTCAAAGCATGAGTTTAAAGttggtatgaaagtagaagcattaAGTCCAATTTATCAAACAAAAATATGTCCAGCTACTGTTGTAAAGATATTCGATGATACTTACTTTCTTGTACGTATTGACACATACGATGAATTATCAAAAGGAATTGATATTGAGACATGTATGTACAACAGTACAGAAAAAAATACTTGGCTTTGCACAGCAGATCATCCATATATCTTTCCAGTTGGATGGGCAAAGAAAAATGATATTAA aaTTGTACCACCAAACGGTTGGACATCAGAAAAGGATGACTTTGATTGGGATGATTATTTAACAGATACCCAGACGACTGCTGCAGAAAAAGTACTATTTTCTGAAAGACAAAGTGCTACTGATGCAGGCTTTGAATGTGGTATGCGATTAGAAGCAGTTGATCCAGAATGTGAAAACATTATATGCGCTGCacatattacaaaaattattgacaatcttTTATGGTTAAAGTTAGATAATTACGAAAATACAAGACCAGAACATATAGTCGATATGCATTCCCTACAAATATTTCCCGTGGGATGGTGTGAATCTAATCATTACCCGTTGCAACCACCTAAAGACTATGTAGAACTTTGTAAAAAGCTACAAACACCTGCAAAAGACGACAAGAAGAACAACGTTCTAGATATACCAATATCTGAACCACGTTCATCATTGTGGTGTCCAAAGATCTATTTCAATTACCGTTGTTTCACGGGACCTATGATTTCAAAAGGAAAACTAGCAACTCTGCCAAAAGCAGTGGGGCCTGGTCCTGTGATTCTGGTTATGAGGGAAGTTTTATCAATGATTGTATCTGTTGGATATAGAAGTGCCCGAATATTGAAAGTACTTCAATGTGATTCAAAACCAGATCCTGGAtatcatttagaaattttaaaggCAAAACATAAAAACAATACATATCGTGCTAGCGTTGCTGTTGTCACATCAGGAGATATGGTGGCTGATTTTTGCAGAAGTATCTGCAAAAAGTTAATGGTATGTCCAAACTTGTTTGGTCCTTTATATGTACCCGAAAACGAATGTCCAGATAAATGTCACAAGACGTCTAAAGCAAAATTCA cgGCATCAGTGGGTACTGGAAGAAGAGGAAAGCCGAAAGGTTACACAAGTATTATGGTGCAAAAACCAAAACCATGGGGCGGTAGACGGAAAAGGAGACGCGGTCGATGGGCAAACAGAGAAAAGGATACTCACGATGATTACGACCATGAAGATGAGTTGCCGTTCATGTCATTAGATTTAGCGAAACATGTATCAGGAATAGAAGAAACTCTAGATGGAAGAGCACCACTCTCTGAAATAGATATCATGATCCAGAAAGGTTTAGAGAAATCAGACAAATCGGATGAATTTAAAACCGAGCCACCATCGAGTAATGCTTCAGAGGATTCTGGAAGTTCATTTAATGATAGAAAAACTAAAGACAGAGGTAGTCCTAGTAGTTTGAGTAATAAACAACATTCATCGAAATATAGCCAAAATAATGGCGTCACTAGGGCGAGTAAAAGAGAACGAGATTGGGACACGAGTATTGAATCTGATTGTTCAGAAGCAGATGCCGAGTATGTGAGAATGCAGAAAAAGCAGAGACGACCAAAAACACGAAAATTGGATTCAAATCCATTGTTTTGGAGCGTGGATGATGTATTCAGATACTTGAGAAAAACGAACGACTGCAAAGATATCGCGTATCGAGTTAAACAAGAG GAAATTGACGGATTGGCGTTTTTACTGTTAAATCTACCATCTCTAACGCAGCACATGAAACTACGAACGAGTTTAGCTATGAAACTTTGTCGTCACGTTGAACAAGTAAAAGTCACATTCTTTTTACGACACATCAACGAAGTAGAACCAGAACAGTatcaaattgtataa
- the Mrf1 gene encoding mitochondrial translation release factor 1 isoform X2 has translation MNANKIKSFEIWFPLLLNLNKKFPFVCCKLFTSKTSLSSTDANVKRYLNYLMDTYRNNGKRNEIVTDILKIHLLPQLLIEKFKIMENIKSLSDFTAVDDEEMKKIAKEEELMYQNQLLVIDEKILDVILKNLGTKNYENIILELTPGIGGHEAMLFAKDLLNMYIGYLTCLGLDYEIIEIEMTEQGGLRKATVIVCSCKAYRKLMYESGIHRVQRVPVTDKQGRVHTSTVTVAILPEPRDIEINLHQKDLKIETKRATGAGGQHVNCTDSAVRITHIPTGTVVNCQVDRSQIRNKKLAMMKLKSTLYEQQSTEQDTFITELRKAQVGIKSRSKKIRTYNYTQDRITDHRIAGTTMHYLKDFMKGGLALEKLQDELHLALQQKILLEIIQNMESELK, from the exons AT GaacgcgaataaaattaaatcgttTGAAATTTGGTTTCCATTGTTACTTAACCTCAATAAAAAGTTTCCATTTGTGTGTTGCAAATTGTTTACCTCGAAAACGAGTTTATCCTCGACTGATGCGAACGTTAAAAGATACTTGAATTATCTTATGGATACGTATAGAAACAATGGTAAAAGAAATGAAATCGTCACTGACATTTTGAAAATACACCTGCTGCCACAATTATTAATTGAAAAGTTTAAGATAATGGAGAATATCAAGAGTTTAAGTGACTTTA CCGCTGTTGATGatgaagaaatgaaaaagattgCCAAGGAAGAGGAATTAATGTATCAAAATCAGTTATTGGTTATTGATGAAAAAATACTAGATGTCATTTTAAAGAATTTAGGAACaaagaattatgaaaatattattttggagTTAACACCTGGTATAGGAGGTCATGAGGCTATGCTGTTTGCTAaggatttattaaatatgtatattggATACTTGACCTGCTTAGGATTAGATTATGAAATAATAGAGATTGAAATGACTGAACAGGGTGGTTTAAGAAAAGCTACTGTGATAGTATGTAGTTGTAAAGCTTATAGAAAATTAATGTACGAATCTGGTATACACAGGGTACAAAGAGTACCAGTAACAGACAAACAAGGGCGTGTGCATACGAGTACAGTTACTGTGGCAATTTTGCCAGAACCTAGggatatagaaattaatttgcatCAGAaggatttgaaaatagaaacgaaaagagCAACTGGAGCAGGAGGCCAGCATGTAAATTGCACAGACTCAGCAGTTAGAATAACCCATATACCTACTGGCACAGTTGTCAATTGTCAAGTAGACAGATCtcaaataagaaacaaaaaattggcAATGATGAAGTTGAAAAGCACATTATATGAACAGCAATCCACTGAGCAAGACACGTTTATTACCGAATTGCGTAAGGCGCAGGTAGGAATAAAATCGAGGAGTAAGAAGATTAGAACATATAATTACACTCAAGATCGCATAACAGATCATAGAATAGCAGGTACTACGATGCATTATTTAAAAGACTTCATGAAAGGTGGACTAGCTCTGGAAAAGTTACAGGACGAACTCCATCTGGCTTTGCAGCAGAAGATCTTGCTGGAGATTATACAGAACATGGAGAGTGAATTGAAATAA
- the Mrf1 gene encoding mitochondrial translation release factor 1 isoform X1 produces the protein MWFFVRICKFNTCQYYRNANKIKSFEIWFPLLLNLNKKFPFVCCKLFTSKTSLSSTDANVKRYLNYLMDTYRNNGKRNEIVTDILKIHLLPQLLIEKFKIMENIKSLSDFTAVDDEEMKKIAKEEELMYQNQLLVIDEKILDVILKNLGTKNYENIILELTPGIGGHEAMLFAKDLLNMYIGYLTCLGLDYEIIEIEMTEQGGLRKATVIVCSCKAYRKLMYESGIHRVQRVPVTDKQGRVHTSTVTVAILPEPRDIEINLHQKDLKIETKRATGAGGQHVNCTDSAVRITHIPTGTVVNCQVDRSQIRNKKLAMMKLKSTLYEQQSTEQDTFITELRKAQVGIKSRSKKIRTYNYTQDRITDHRIAGTTMHYLKDFMKGGLALEKLQDELHLALQQKILLEIIQNMESELK, from the exons ATGTGGTTTTTTGTACGGATATGCAAGTTTAATACTTGTCAATATTATAGGaacgcgaataaaattaaatcgttTGAAATTTGGTTTCCATTGTTACTTAACCTCAATAAAAAGTTTCCATTTGTGTGTTGCAAATTGTTTACCTCGAAAACGAGTTTATCCTCGACTGATGCGAACGTTAAAAGATACTTGAATTATCTTATGGATACGTATAGAAACAATGGTAAAAGAAATGAAATCGTCACTGACATTTTGAAAATACACCTGCTGCCACAATTATTAATTGAAAAGTTTAAGATAATGGAGAATATCAAGAGTTTAAGTGACTTTA CCGCTGTTGATGatgaagaaatgaaaaagattgCCAAGGAAGAGGAATTAATGTATCAAAATCAGTTATTGGTTATTGATGAAAAAATACTAGATGTCATTTTAAAGAATTTAGGAACaaagaattatgaaaatattattttggagTTAACACCTGGTATAGGAGGTCATGAGGCTATGCTGTTTGCTAaggatttattaaatatgtatattggATACTTGACCTGCTTAGGATTAGATTATGAAATAATAGAGATTGAAATGACTGAACAGGGTGGTTTAAGAAAAGCTACTGTGATAGTATGTAGTTGTAAAGCTTATAGAAAATTAATGTACGAATCTGGTATACACAGGGTACAAAGAGTACCAGTAACAGACAAACAAGGGCGTGTGCATACGAGTACAGTTACTGTGGCAATTTTGCCAGAACCTAGggatatagaaattaatttgcatCAGAaggatttgaaaatagaaacgaaaagagCAACTGGAGCAGGAGGCCAGCATGTAAATTGCACAGACTCAGCAGTTAGAATAACCCATATACCTACTGGCACAGTTGTCAATTGTCAAGTAGACAGATCtcaaataagaaacaaaaaattggcAATGATGAAGTTGAAAAGCACATTATATGAACAGCAATCCACTGAGCAAGACACGTTTATTACCGAATTGCGTAAGGCGCAGGTAGGAATAAAATCGAGGAGTAAGAAGATTAGAACATATAATTACACTCAAGATCGCATAACAGATCATAGAATAGCAGGTACTACGATGCATTATTTAAAAGACTTCATGAAAGGTGGACTAGCTCTGGAAAAGTTACAGGACGAACTCCATCTGGCTTTGCAGCAGAAGATCTTGCTGGAGATTATACAGAACATGGAGAGTGAATTGAAATAA
- the Mrf1 gene encoding mitochondrial translation release factor 1 isoform X3, with protein sequence MDTYRNNGKRNEIVTDILKIHLLPQLLIEKFKIMENIKSLSDFTAVDDEEMKKIAKEEELMYQNQLLVIDEKILDVILKNLGTKNYENIILELTPGIGGHEAMLFAKDLLNMYIGYLTCLGLDYEIIEIEMTEQGGLRKATVIVCSCKAYRKLMYESGIHRVQRVPVTDKQGRVHTSTVTVAILPEPRDIEINLHQKDLKIETKRATGAGGQHVNCTDSAVRITHIPTGTVVNCQVDRSQIRNKKLAMMKLKSTLYEQQSTEQDTFITELRKAQVGIKSRSKKIRTYNYTQDRITDHRIAGTTMHYLKDFMKGGLALEKLQDELHLALQQKILLEIIQNMESELK encoded by the exons ATGGATACGTATAGAAACAATGGTAAAAGAAATGAAATCGTCACTGACATTTTGAAAATACACCTGCTGCCACAATTATTAATTGAAAAGTTTAAGATAATGGAGAATATCAAGAGTTTAAGTGACTTTA CCGCTGTTGATGatgaagaaatgaaaaagattgCCAAGGAAGAGGAATTAATGTATCAAAATCAGTTATTGGTTATTGATGAAAAAATACTAGATGTCATTTTAAAGAATTTAGGAACaaagaattatgaaaatattattttggagTTAACACCTGGTATAGGAGGTCATGAGGCTATGCTGTTTGCTAaggatttattaaatatgtatattggATACTTGACCTGCTTAGGATTAGATTATGAAATAATAGAGATTGAAATGACTGAACAGGGTGGTTTAAGAAAAGCTACTGTGATAGTATGTAGTTGTAAAGCTTATAGAAAATTAATGTACGAATCTGGTATACACAGGGTACAAAGAGTACCAGTAACAGACAAACAAGGGCGTGTGCATACGAGTACAGTTACTGTGGCAATTTTGCCAGAACCTAGggatatagaaattaatttgcatCAGAaggatttgaaaatagaaacgaaaagagCAACTGGAGCAGGAGGCCAGCATGTAAATTGCACAGACTCAGCAGTTAGAATAACCCATATACCTACTGGCACAGTTGTCAATTGTCAAGTAGACAGATCtcaaataagaaacaaaaaattggcAATGATGAAGTTGAAAAGCACATTATATGAACAGCAATCCACTGAGCAAGACACGTTTATTACCGAATTGCGTAAGGCGCAGGTAGGAATAAAATCGAGGAGTAAGAAGATTAGAACATATAATTACACTCAAGATCGCATAACAGATCATAGAATAGCAGGTACTACGATGCATTATTTAAAAGACTTCATGAAAGGTGGACTAGCTCTGGAAAAGTTACAGGACGAACTCCATCTGGCTTTGCAGCAGAAGATCTTGCTGGAGATTATACAGAACATGGAGAGTGAATTGAAATAA